A stretch of Mastomys coucha isolate ucsf_1 unplaced genomic scaffold, UCSF_Mcou_1 pScaffold1, whole genome shotgun sequence DNA encodes these proteins:
- the Prdx6 gene encoding peroxiredoxin-6 isoform X2: MKWQLKMRWGILFSHPRDFTPVCTTELGRAAKLAPEFAKRNVKLIALSVDSVEDHLAWSKDINAYNGAEPTEKLPFPIIDDKERTLAILLGMLDPAEKDSNNMPVTARVVFVFAPDKKLKLSILYPATTGRNFDEILRVVDSLQLTASKPVATPVDWKNGDSVMVLPNLPEEEAKQCFPKGVFTKELPSGKKYLRYTPQP, from the exons ATGAAGTGGCAGCTTAAGATGAG ATGGGGCATTCTCTTTTCCCACCCACGGGACTTTACCCCAGTGTGCACCACAGAACTTGGCAGAGCTGCAAAGCTGGCACCAGAGTTTGCCAAGAGGAATGTTAAGTTGATTGCTCTTTCAGTAGACAGTGTTGAGGACCATCTTGCCTGGAGCAAG GACATCAATGCTTACAATGGTGCCGAACCCACAGAAAAGTTGCCATTTCCCATCATCGACGATAAGGAGAGGACCCTTGCCATCCTTCTGGGTATGCTGGATCCAGCAGAGAAGGATTCTAACAACATGCCTGTGACGGCCCGCGTG GTGTTCGTGTTTGCCCCTGACAAGAAGCTAAAGCTGTCTATCCTCTACCCAGCCACCACGGGCAGGAACTTTGATGAGATCCTCAGAGTGGTTGACTCTCTCCAGCTGACAGCATCAAAGCCAGTTGCCACCCCAGTCGATTGGAAG AACGGAGATAGCGTGATGGTCCTTCCCAACCTCCCCGAAGAGGAAGCCAAACAGTGTTTCCCTAAAGGAGTCTTCACCAAAGAGCTCCCGTCTGGCAAAAAATACCTCCGTTATACACCCCAGCCTTAA
- the Prdx6 gene encoding peroxiredoxin-6 isoform X1 encodes MPGGLLLGDEAPNFEANTTIGRIRFHDFLGNSWGILFSHPRDFTPVCTTELGRAAKLAPEFAKRNVKLIALSVDSVEDHLAWSKDINAYNGAEPTEKLPFPIIDDKERTLAILLGMLDPAEKDSNNMPVTARVVFVFAPDKKLKLSILYPATTGRNFDEILRVVDSLQLTASKPVATPVDWKNGDSVMVLPNLPEEEAKQCFPKGVFTKELPSGKKYLRYTPQP; translated from the exons ATGCCCGGAGGGTTGCTTCTCGGGGACGAAGCCCCCAACTTTGAGGCCAATACCACCATCGGCCGCATCCGCTTCCACGATTTTCTGGGAAATTC ATGGGGCATTCTCTTTTCCCACCCACGGGACTTTACCCCAGTGTGCACCACAGAACTTGGCAGAGCTGCAAAGCTGGCACCAGAGTTTGCCAAGAGGAATGTTAAGTTGATTGCTCTTTCAGTAGACAGTGTTGAGGACCATCTTGCCTGGAGCAAG GACATCAATGCTTACAATGGTGCCGAACCCACAGAAAAGTTGCCATTTCCCATCATCGACGATAAGGAGAGGACCCTTGCCATCCTTCTGGGTATGCTGGATCCAGCAGAGAAGGATTCTAACAACATGCCTGTGACGGCCCGCGTG GTGTTCGTGTTTGCCCCTGACAAGAAGCTAAAGCTGTCTATCCTCTACCCAGCCACCACGGGCAGGAACTTTGATGAGATCCTCAGAGTGGTTGACTCTCTCCAGCTGACAGCATCAAAGCCAGTTGCCACCCCAGTCGATTGGAAG AACGGAGATAGCGTGATGGTCCTTCCCAACCTCCCCGAAGAGGAAGCCAAACAGTGTTTCCCTAAAGGAGTCTTCACCAAAGAGCTCCCGTCTGGCAAAAAATACCTCCGTTATACACCCCAGCCTTAA